Proteins encoded by one window of Lates calcarifer isolate ASB-BC8 linkage group LG7_1, TLL_Latcal_v3, whole genome shotgun sequence:
- the LOC108882240 gene encoding uncharacterized protein LOC108882240 isoform X2 — MEYKLIMAVSGFPSLYDTNSLTYRDLNMRADSWRQVAEIVGVPESECRRKWKTLRDQHRRERQREKERRESGVGLLNYRPWRYSSILSFLNPFIDARAAGTNGWALDPQPSQLHSAEMVGCSTTTETRSDDDENYGFAVADATTTSSSSSSFSEFVPRKRPSPANGDAIRLKEAKIEPSDQLMPPAVPQLDLQHRQAVCSPPPSSTTSRLNHLKSEEQEIVVTEILDHTDEEEEECGVPSRPTRAKRKSSDSLLEEYLRRMETRETQRNLDVDQRDDVTLFLLSLAPAMRRLSAEKQSLVRTKIQQLLHEAEFGATNFQ, encoded by the exons ATGGAGTACAAACTGATCATGGCCGTCTCCGGCTTCCCGAGTCTCTACGACACAAACTCACTGACCTACCGGGACCTGAACATGAGGGCGGACTCGTGGAGGCAGGTCGCGGAGATCGTTGGTGTTCCCG AGTCTGAATGCAGGAGGAAGTGGAAGACTCTGAGAGACCAACACAGGAgggaaaggcagagagagaaagagagacgtGAGAGCGGCGTGGGGCTGTTAAACTACAGGCCGTGGAGATACTCGTCCATTTTGTCGTTTTTAAACCCGTTTATCGACGCCAGAGCTGCAGGCACCAACGGCTGGGCTCTGGACCCGCAGCCCTCCCAGCTGCACTCGGCTGAAATGGTGGGCTGCAGTACGACCACAGAGACGAGGAGCGACGACGACGAGAACTACG GCTTCGCTGTAGCAGAcgcaacaacaacatcatcgTCATCGTCGTCCTTCTCAGAGTTCGTCCCGAGGAAGCGACCGTCTCCCGCCAACGGAGACGCTATCAGACTTAAAGAGGCAAAGATTGAG CCCTCGGATCAGCTGATGCCTCCCGCTGTCCCGCAGCTTGATCTCCAGCACCGTCAGGCTGTCTGCAGCCCGCCGCCGTCCAGCACGACATCCAGGCTCAACCACCTGAAATCAGAGGAGCAGGAAATTGTGGTGACTGAGATTTTAGATCACAcggacgaggaggaggaggagtgcgGCGTGCCGTCCAGACCGACTCGAGCCAAGAGGAAGAGCAGCGACAGTCTGCTGGAGGAGTACCTGAGGAGGATGGAGACCAGGGAGACGCAGAGGAACCTGGATGTGGATCAGAGAGACGATGTTACTCTCTTCCTGCTGAGCTTGGCTCCAGCCATGAGAAGACTTTCTGCAGAAAAGCAGTCGTTGGTCAGAACCAAGATACAGCAGCTTCTGCACGAGGCTGAGTTTGGTGCTACGAATTTTCAGTGA
- the LOC108882240 gene encoding uncharacterized protein LOC108882240 isoform X1, with protein MEYKLIMAVSGFPSLYDTNSLTYRDLNMRADSWRQVAEIVGVPESECRRKWKTLRDQHRRERQREKERRESGVGLLNYRPWRYSSILSFLNPFIDARAAGTNGWALDPQPSQLHSAEMVGCSTTTETRSDDDENYGFAVADATTTSSSSSSFSEFVPRKRPSPANGDAIRLKEAKIEVTSDSAAKDDSVQTQHVQHANMKELFEMMMQSVTALATSLVSPHSSSQPSDQLMPPAVPQLDLQHRQAVCSPPPSSTTSRLNHLKSEEQEIVVTEILDHTDEEEEECGVPSRPTRAKRKSSDSLLEEYLRRMETRETQRNLDVDQRDDVTLFLLSLAPAMRRLSAEKQSLVRTKIQQLLHEAEFGATNFQ; from the exons ATGGAGTACAAACTGATCATGGCCGTCTCCGGCTTCCCGAGTCTCTACGACACAAACTCACTGACCTACCGGGACCTGAACATGAGGGCGGACTCGTGGAGGCAGGTCGCGGAGATCGTTGGTGTTCCCG AGTCTGAATGCAGGAGGAAGTGGAAGACTCTGAGAGACCAACACAGGAgggaaaggcagagagagaaagagagacgtGAGAGCGGCGTGGGGCTGTTAAACTACAGGCCGTGGAGATACTCGTCCATTTTGTCGTTTTTAAACCCGTTTATCGACGCCAGAGCTGCAGGCACCAACGGCTGGGCTCTGGACCCGCAGCCCTCCCAGCTGCACTCGGCTGAAATGGTGGGCTGCAGTACGACCACAGAGACGAGGAGCGACGACGACGAGAACTACG GCTTCGCTGTAGCAGAcgcaacaacaacatcatcgTCATCGTCGTCCTTCTCAGAGTTCGTCCCGAGGAAGCGACCGTCTCCCGCCAACGGAGACGCTATCAGACTTAAAGAGGCAAAGATTGAGGTGACCTCAGACTCTGCTGCTAAAGACGACAGCGTGCAAACACAGCACGTCCAACATGCTAACATGAAGGAGCTGTTTGAGATGATGATGCAGTCAGTTACAGCTTTGGCCACATCCTTAGTTTCTCCACACTCTTCCTCACAGCCCTCGGATCAGCTGATGCCTCCCGCTGTCCCGCAGCTTGATCTCCAGCACCGTCAGGCTGTCTGCAGCCCGCCGCCGTCCAGCACGACATCCAGGCTCAACCACCTGAAATCAGAGGAGCAGGAAATTGTGGTGACTGAGATTTTAGATCACAcggacgaggaggaggaggagtgcgGCGTGCCGTCCAGACCGACTCGAGCCAAGAGGAAGAGCAGCGACAGTCTGCTGGAGGAGTACCTGAGGAGGATGGAGACCAGGGAGACGCAGAGGAACCTGGATGTGGATCAGAGAGACGATGTTACTCTCTTCCTGCTGAGCTTGGCTCCAGCCATGAGAAGACTTTCTGCAGAAAAGCAGTCGTTGGTCAGAACCAAGATACAGCAGCTTCTGCACGAGGCTGAGTTTGGTGCTACGAATTTTCAGTGA